The following proteins come from a genomic window of Mammaliicoccus sp. Marseille-Q6498:
- a CDS encoding 5-methyltetrahydropteroyltriglutamate--homocysteine S-methyltransferase, with product MTEQIRPFRADHVGSLLRTEPLKVARTKHLEGAISDEELKKVEDEEINKIIEKQLEVGLKSITDGEFRRSYWHFDFLENLTGVDNYEPEIGLTFNGVETKKHDVKVTQKVEFNPEHPHFEHFSYLHNQVGGRAVSKVSIPSPNQLFHPNILNHEIYPDIFEYAKDVSEAYRQSILKFYELGCRYLQIDDVYWAGLAATEQLIKNRERTEDEKEAAIQLAAKVVNDSLKDLPEDLLITTHICRGNYQSSWAISGGYEPIAKELFTEKLQGFFLEYDDNRSGDFEPLRHFDRDDAYIVLGLFTSKTGDLESKENILSRLDEATKYVSKNQLCLSPQCGFASTEEGNILTEEEQWNKLSYVVETAKEVYGEL from the coding sequence TTGACAGAACAAATTAGACCTTTCCGCGCAGATCACGTAGGAAGTTTATTAAGAACAGAACCTTTAAAAGTTGCACGTACAAAACATTTAGAAGGTGCAATTTCAGACGAAGAATTGAAAAAAGTAGAAGACGAAGAAATTAATAAAATTATAGAAAAACAATTAGAAGTCGGCTTAAAAAGTATTACAGACGGTGAATTCAGACGTTCATATTGGCATTTTGACTTCTTAGAAAACTTAACAGGCGTTGACAACTACGAACCCGAAATAGGATTAACTTTTAACGGTGTTGAAACTAAAAAACATGATGTTAAAGTCACTCAAAAAGTCGAATTCAATCCTGAACACCCTCATTTTGAGCACTTCTCATATTTACATAACCAAGTTGGAGGAAGAGCAGTAAGTAAAGTTTCCATTCCAAGTCCAAACCAACTATTCCATCCAAACATTTTAAATCACGAAATTTACCCAGATATTTTTGAATATGCAAAAGACGTTTCAGAAGCATACCGTCAATCCATTTTGAAATTTTACGAATTAGGTTGTCGTTACTTACAAATTGATGACGTTTATTGGGCTGGATTAGCAGCTACAGAACAACTGATTAAAAATAGAGAACGTACAGAAGATGAAAAAGAAGCCGCAATCCAATTAGCAGCTAAAGTTGTTAACGACTCATTAAAAGACCTTCCAGAAGATTTATTAATCACAACACATATCTGTAGAGGGAACTATCAATCATCATGGGCAATTAGTGGCGGTTACGAACCAATCGCAAAAGAATTATTCACTGAAAAACTACAAGGATTCTTCTTAGAATATGATGATAACCGTTCAGGAGACTTCGAACCGTTAAGACATTTCGATAGAGACGACGCATACATTGTATTAGGATTATTCACATCAAAAACTGGTGACTTAGAAAGCAAAGAAAACATACTTAGTAGATTAGACGAAGCTACAAAATATGTATCTAAAAACCAATTGTGCCTAAGCCCACAATGCGGATTCGCTTCAACAGAAGAAGGAAATATTCTAACTGAAGAAGAACAATGGAATAAATTATCTTACGTCGTTGAAACAGCAAAAGAAGTATACGGAGAACTATAA